In the genome of Myxococcus stipitatus, one region contains:
- a CDS encoding DUF2380 domain-containing protein — MLDAIDEVKGTLDGVEGTFTKLAAHRPRALGEQSLNDDGLFSRFVEHGSAQVTWLRGGLGSATGLTEVASEVGDPDMELGVLRMTGPKLQATMFGTLLLATWVDFLQLSAAIMKHCFACSDEKLFVDLHRVQQLMEPTLKDLESLDPERVEAAATAMPELMGKLTREYAALQAQTRESMRMGEKMLTAAQVLEMVSMISTLKMSLPKLPPAAPVTLGMSLAMGSGGVMMGSRIVVSAEWVEMMRRLVQAGVISLPAVNAAVRIHGGQVMMAQAYQDLPQGVRDALGDSPEVRGMHVTGKAGAGMSEAPKHHVMPKEHREWFEQRGFKRDMDIDQFCVRLEKSHHEAIHGGGNWKLGRTWPGEWNQMIMKALRNAESRAGRMLTRNQVLDIVAERMQFYKVPLMFTKGNSR; from the coding sequence GTGCTCGACGCCATCGACGAAGTGAAGGGCACGCTGGATGGTGTTGAAGGGACCTTCACGAAGTTGGCGGCCCATCGGCCCAGGGCACTTGGTGAGCAGAGCCTCAATGACGACGGCTTGTTCTCCCGGTTTGTCGAGCATGGCTCCGCTCAAGTGACGTGGCTCCGGGGCGGGCTTGGGAGTGCGACCGGGCTGACGGAGGTGGCCTCGGAAGTGGGCGACCCGGACATGGAGCTGGGCGTGCTTCGGATGACGGGCCCCAAGCTCCAGGCCACGATGTTCGGGACCCTGCTGCTGGCCACCTGGGTGGACTTCCTCCAGCTCTCGGCCGCCATCATGAAGCACTGCTTCGCATGCAGCGACGAGAAGCTGTTCGTGGACCTTCACCGAGTGCAGCAACTGATGGAGCCCACGCTGAAGGACCTTGAGTCACTCGACCCAGAGAGAGTGGAGGCCGCTGCCACGGCGATGCCGGAGTTGATGGGGAAGCTGACCCGGGAGTATGCCGCGCTCCAAGCGCAGACCCGCGAGAGCATGCGGATGGGGGAGAAGATGCTCACGGCGGCGCAGGTGCTGGAGATGGTGTCCATGATCTCCACGCTGAAGATGTCGCTACCAAAGCTACCCCCGGCCGCACCGGTGACACTCGGCATGAGCCTCGCGATGGGGTCGGGGGGCGTCATGATGGGCTCGCGCATCGTCGTCTCCGCGGAGTGGGTGGAGATGATGCGAAGGCTCGTGCAGGCGGGGGTCATCTCCCTTCCTGCCGTCAACGCGGCCGTCCGCATTCATGGCGGGCAGGTGATGATGGCGCAGGCGTACCAGGACTTGCCCCAGGGCGTGAGGGATGCGCTGGGGGACAGTCCGGAGGTGAGGGGGATGCATGTGACGGGGAAGGCGGGAGCGGGCATGTCCGAGGCCCCGAAGCACCACGTCATGCCGAAAGAGCACCGGGAGTGGTTCGAGCAACGCGGCTTCAAGCGCGACATGGACATTGACCAGTTCTGCGTGCGCCTGGAGAAGTCCCACCACGAGGCGATTCACGGAGGGGGGAACTGGAAGCTGGGACGCACATGGCCCGGTGAGTGGAACCAGATGATCATGAAGGCGCTGCGCAACGCAGAGTCCAGGGCGGGCCGGATGTTGACGCGGAATCAGGTCCTGGACATCGTCGCGGAGCGCATGCAGTTCTACAAAGTCCCGCTCATGTTCACGAAGGGGAACAGCCGATGA
- a CDS encoding serine/threonine-protein kinase, with translation MSGVHKTRGGSLFTNGDTSYEFFRDLGEGRVGERILLAQTRTPKGLGECVVLKCLPLPKAADATEKYQRTRARLEEEVRLAQYLRHPSIARVHGLFESEMGLCVAMENVEGLSLNTLLAVAQTRGRYFSEAFILYVGAEVAAALSYAHSRADDAGFALGIVNRDVNPARIRLGPHGEVRLTDFGVALSRLTGRLATSLPRPQGEVLYSAPEVLLGEVVDARADLFSLGLTLLEFATGRHLYDPGHVRIEEVEARLSKEERERALTATVASEVMELPAFAEDAIWCAMAYGSEDVEHAAQGLSVPLRDILHALLCRNPAERIGTAAELELVLRAQLARLGGYTREEALQEAQHALGEASEGLWEFELPSDEGGITPPVTEMWSRSEPSTDSASPRGTRRPSSSAPDEVPTEPGAGPRRRTLTKQPTA, from the coding sequence ATCTCCGGTGTCCACAAAACCCGGGGAGGCTCACTATTCACCAATGGAGACACCTCCTACGAGTTCTTCCGGGACTTGGGGGAGGGCCGCGTTGGAGAGCGAATCCTCCTCGCGCAGACCCGCACGCCCAAGGGCCTCGGGGAATGTGTGGTGCTCAAGTGCCTGCCCCTGCCGAAAGCGGCGGACGCGACGGAGAAGTACCAGCGCACCCGGGCCCGGCTGGAAGAAGAGGTCCGGTTGGCGCAGTACCTTCGCCACCCGAGCATCGCGCGCGTCCATGGCCTCTTCGAGTCGGAGATGGGCCTGTGCGTGGCGATGGAGAACGTCGAAGGGCTATCGCTCAACACGCTGCTGGCTGTTGCCCAGACTCGGGGGCGCTACTTCTCCGAGGCGTTCATTCTCTACGTGGGCGCGGAGGTCGCGGCGGCCCTGTCCTACGCGCACTCACGTGCGGATGATGCGGGCTTCGCGCTCGGCATCGTCAACCGGGACGTGAACCCCGCGCGCATCCGCCTGGGGCCCCACGGAGAAGTGCGACTGACGGACTTTGGAGTGGCGCTCTCTCGTCTCACGGGGCGATTGGCCACGTCCCTGCCGCGCCCCCAAGGTGAAGTCCTCTACTCGGCCCCCGAGGTGTTGCTGGGCGAGGTGGTGGACGCGCGTGCGGACCTGTTCTCCCTGGGGCTGACGCTGCTGGAGTTCGCCACGGGGCGACACCTCTACGACCCGGGGCATGTCCGCATCGAAGAGGTGGAGGCGCGGTTGTCGAAGGAGGAACGGGAACGCGCGCTCACGGCCACGGTGGCCTCCGAGGTGATGGAGCTGCCCGCGTTCGCGGAGGATGCAATCTGGTGCGCCATGGCCTACGGCTCCGAGGATGTCGAGCATGCGGCGCAAGGGCTCTCGGTGCCGCTGCGGGACATCCTCCACGCGCTGCTGTGTCGCAACCCCGCCGAGCGCATTGGGACGGCGGCCGAGTTGGAGCTTGTCTTGCGTGCGCAGTTGGCGCGGTTGGGTGGGTACACGCGCGAGGAGGCATTGCAGGAGGCCCAGCACGCGCTCGGAGAGGCCAGTGAGGGACTCTGGGAGTTCGAGTTGCCGAGCGACGAAGGAGGCATCACGCCCCCTGTCACTGAGATGTGGAGTCGCTCCGAGCCCTCGACGGATTCGGCCTCGCCCCGTGGCACTCGGCGCCCGTCGTCGAGCGCTCCTGATGAAGTGCCGACGGAGCCCGGTGCAGGTCCGCGCCGTCGCACGTTGACGAAGCAGCCGACCGCGTAA
- a CDS encoding IS3 family transposase (programmed frameshift), which produces MPRRERRKYTPEFKARAVKMVLEEGKSRAQVAKDLDLTRSALEAWMRQSRTDAGQGPSGALTTGEKEELAQLRREVRQLRMEREIPKKRGGLLRQGEHVRFTAIQEEKANYPVAMLCRVLEVSRAGYYAWEGREASARQKANAALVERIQQVHQDSRRTYGSPRVQAELKAQGLPVGRHRVARLMREAGLRARRRRRFVHTTDSKHGLPVAPNVLARAFNPPGPDQTWATDITYVPTREGWLYLAVVLDLFSRRVIGWAMDRCIDRHLVLSALDMALKGRCPPAGLLHHSDRGSQYASEDYQRALAARGIRCSMSRKGNCWDNAVVESFFSTLKTELVHDADFSTREAAKGGLFEFIEVFYNRKRRHSSLGYVSPAEFEKTASQVPLAA; this is translated from the exons ATGCCGAGACGCGAGCGCAGGAAGTACACGCCCGAGTTCAAAGCCCGGGCTGTGAAGATGGTGCTGGAAGAGGGCAAGTCGCGAGCCCAGGTGGCCAAGGACCTGGACCTGACTCGCAGCGCGCTGGAGGCATGGATGAGGCAGTCGCGAACGGACGCGGGCCAGGGGCCGTCCGGGGCGCTGACGACGGGTGAGAAGGAGGAACTCGCCCAGTTGCGGCGCGAGGTGCGCCAGCTGCGGATGGAGCGGGAGATAC CTAAAAAACGCGGCGGCCTTCTTCGCCAAGGAGAGCACGTGAGGTTCACGGCCATCCAGGAGGAGAAGGCGAACTACCCGGTGGCGATGCTGTGCCGTGTGCTGGAGGTGTCCCGAGCGGGCTACTACGCCTGGGAGGGACGTGAAGCGTCGGCACGCCAGAAGGCCAATGCGGCGCTGGTGGAGCGAATCCAGCAGGTGCATCAGGACAGCCGCCGCACCTATGGTAGCCCACGCGTCCAGGCCGAGCTGAAGGCCCAGGGGCTGCCCGTGGGCCGGCACCGCGTGGCCCGGCTCATGCGCGAGGCTGGGCTCCGCGCTCGTCGACGCAGACGGTTCGTGCACACCACGGACTCCAAGCACGGCCTCCCGGTAGCGCCCAACGTGCTGGCTCGCGCCTTCAATCCACCAGGGCCCGACCAGACGTGGGCGACGGACATCACGTACGTGCCCACGCGGGAGGGCTGGCTCTACCTGGCAGTAGTGCTGGACCTCTTCAGTCGGCGCGTCATCGGTTGGGCCATGGACCGCTGCATCGACCGGCACCTGGTGCTTTCGGCTCTCGACATGGCGCTCAAAGGTCGCTGTCCCCCAGCGGGACTGCTGCACCATTCGGATAGGGGCAGCCAATACGCCAGTGAGGACTACCAGCGAGCGCTGGCCGCCCGCGGCATCCGGTGCAGCATGAGCCGCAAGGGCAACTGCTGGGACAACGCCGTGGTGGAGAGCTTCTTCTCCACGCTGAAGACAGAGCTGGTGCACGACGCGGACTTCTCGACGCGCGAGGCGGCGAAGGGTGGCTTGTTCGAGTTCATCGAGGTGTTCTACAACCGCAAGCGGCGGCACTCCTCACTTGGCTACGTCAGTCCCGCCGAGTTCGAAAAGACCGCCTCGCAGGTGCCGCTGGCTGCTTAA
- a CDS encoding NUDIX hydrolase: MTDGGSWQGNWKARLYERVRERGYDSLTAFAEAHPTASLVALAGELGPDDVAGVQVYDGLVAEAVRNKQVTRLVRGQLVRELWGSLPDGWPSVLDDDNRFRVAKALGLWSSIVPETHENRVQLAGDALLANPPPAGWRPLGPDDELLLTLLPDNEV; this comes from the coding sequence ATGACTGACGGAGGTTCGTGGCAGGGGAACTGGAAGGCACGCTTGTATGAGCGCGTCCGTGAGCGAGGCTACGACTCCCTCACGGCCTTTGCCGAGGCCCATCCCACCGCATCGTTGGTGGCACTGGCCGGGGAGCTTGGTCCGGACGACGTTGCAGGCGTTCAGGTGTACGACGGATTGGTGGCCGAAGCGGTGCGAAACAAGCAAGTGACCCGCTTGGTTCGTGGGCAACTCGTGCGCGAGCTATGGGGGAGCCTCCCCGATGGTTGGCCGTCCGTGTTGGATGACGACAACCGCTTCAGGGTCGCTAAGGCGCTTGGGCTTTGGTCCAGCATCGTCCCAGAGACGCACGAAAACCGTGTGCAACTGGCTGGTGATGCACTACTCGCCAATCCACCTCCCGCTGGATGGCGTCCGCTTGGACCCGATGACGAGCTACTTCTGACCCTCCTCCCAGACAACGAAGTCTGA
- a CDS encoding NUDIX hydrolase: MTDGRSWQGNWKARLYGRVRERGHDSLTAFADARPAVPLHALADELGKDDVAAVQVLSGLLDEAERGKHVTRFVRDVFVRELSDGFPDGWPPVVDEANLFDVAHMLARWTNYTPDSHKERVERVRVVLRESPPPPGWRPLGPDDELLRILLPDEEA, translated from the coding sequence ATGACCGACGGGCGTTCGTGGCAGGGGAACTGGAAGGCGCGCCTGTATGGGCGGGTCCGCGAGCGAGGCCATGATTCACTCACCGCGTTTGCCGACGCGCGGCCTGCCGTTCCGCTGCATGCGTTGGCTGACGAGCTTGGCAAGGATGACGTGGCTGCGGTGCAGGTATTAAGCGGGCTGCTCGATGAAGCGGAGCGGGGCAAGCACGTCACGCGCTTCGTGCGGGATGTGTTTGTTCGAGAGTTGTCCGATGGATTCCCTGATGGCTGGCCACCCGTCGTGGATGAAGCGAACCTCTTCGACGTCGCCCATATGCTCGCCCGCTGGACCAACTACACGCCGGACTCCCACAAAGAAAGGGTCGAGCGGGTTCGGGTTGTCCTCCGTGAATCTCCTCCTCCGCCCGGCTGGCGCCCGCTCGGACCCGATGACGAGCTTCTGCGCATACTGCTTCCCGACGAAGAAGCATGA